From the Kribbella sp. CA-293567 genome, the window AGGTGATCACGCCCCAGAGGAATCCGGCGTACAGCTTGGACATCGAGAACCGCTTGGCGCCCGGGACGAAGTAGTAGGTCATGTCCGCCTGGCCGCGGGAGAACGAGTCGAACAGCCCCAGCGTGGCGTTCAACCCGATCAGCGCGATGAAGGCGAAGAACAGCGTGCCCAGGATCGGGCTGCCGGCCGAGGCGAACGCGTCCGACATCGCCTTCAGAGCGGCCTCCCGGTCACCTCCCTCGATCAGCCCGGCCACGTCCGGGTTCTCCCGGGCCGCCGACATCGCCAGCACGGTGAACGAGATCGTCACCAGCATGGTGATTCCCCAGAAGAGCAGCAGCGCGTCGAAGGTGACCCACTTGCGCCAGCCCTTCCACTTCTTCATCTCCTCGGGGTCCTCGGTGTCGAACATGTACCCGCGCGACGGCATCGACTCCGCCTCGTCCGCGGACCGCAGGCCACGGATCTTCGGGATGTGCGCGCCCATGCCGGCGCCGCTGTCGCGCAACTGCAGGGTGTACCACATCTGCTGCATCCCGGACGGGCCGGCGAAGGCGATCGACCCGACCAGGATCGGGAACCACACGTCCGACAGCGCCTTGTCCGGCAGGAAGCCGACCGCGAACATGCCCGACAACGTCTGGGCCAGGTCGTCCCAGCTGCCGACGATCGCCGCGATCACCGAGGTGCCGACGACCAGGAAGCCGATCAGGAAACCGAGCAGCTTCTCCAGGAAGTTGTAGATCACCGACAGCAGGCTGAACAGCACCCCGACGAAGATCAGCGCCACACAGGCCGACAGCTGCCAGGGGATCCCGGAGATCTCCTCGAAGGCGGCCGCGCCGGCCGAGAGATGCCCCGGCCAGATGTAGATCAGGATCGCCGCGACGTAGAAGAACCACATCAGCGGTTTGAACACCCGCGCGGCGCCGAAGAAGATGCTCTCCCCGGTCGCCATCGCGTACCGCGCCATCTCCAGCAGCACGAACGCCTGCAGGGTGACACCGACCATGAACAGCCAGCGGATGTCCGGCCCGAACACCAGGACGAGCCGGGGCCACATGTAGGACTCGCCCATACCGACGCCCAGCGCGACCAGGAAGACGGTCGGACCGAGGATGTGCAGCGAGGGTGGGGCCGGCGGCAGCGGCCGGATCGGCATCGGTTCGAGCCGGCCGGCCTTCCAGACCCGCTCGGTGCCGGCCGGGACCGCGGGATCTTCGGGTACTTCTGAGGTCTTGCTTGTGACGTCCAAGGCGGACTCCTTAGATCGACGCCAGCTGACGAGAGGGACCTTTCACGAACCGAGCGGACCCGCGTTCCGGGCCCAGCGGTACTTGGCACCGAGCACCTGGACGGGTGTCTCGGTGGTGTACGGATAGGCGACGATGCCGTGCTCGAACAGGTACTGACTGGCTTCCTCCACCTCGACGTCCCCCGACAGCGAGGCGACCACGGGCTTGTCGATACCCTTGGCCCGGTACTCCTCGACCACCTCGGCGACCAGCTCGGCGAACACCATCGGCGGTGTCACGATCGTGTGCCAGTAGCCCAGGATCAGTGCATGGATCCGGTCGTCCTCGAGTCCGAGCGCGACCGTGTTGCGGTATGTCGCCGGCGGCTCGCCACCGGTGATGTCGACGGGGTTGCCGGCCGCGCCGAACGGCGGAATGAACTTCCTGAACGCCGCGTCCAGGTCCGGCGGGATCGTCATCAGCTGCAGCCCGTTGTCGACGCAGGCGTCCGAGAGCAGGACTCCCGAGCCGCCCGCGCCGGTGATGATGACGACGTTCTCGCCCTTCGGCGTCGGCAGCAGCGGAATGCCCCGGGCGTACTGGAGCATCTCGTTCAGGCCCGGCGCGCGAACCACCCCGCTCTGCCGCAGGATGTCGTCGTAGACCTTGTCGTTGCCGGCCAGCGCTCCCGTATGCGAGCTAGCGGCCTTGGCGCCCGCACTGGTCCGGCCGGCCTTGAGCACCACCACGGGCTTCTTCTTCGACACCCGCGCGGCCGTCTCCGCGAAGGCGCGGCCGTCCTTGAGATCTTCCAGATGCATGGCGATCAGCTTGGTGTTGTCGTCGGTCTCGAAGAACGTGAGGAGGTCATCCTCGTCGATGTCGGCCTTGTTGCCTACTCCAACGATCGCGGAGACACCCATCCGGCTCGATCGGCTGAAGCCGAGGATCGCCATCCCGATCCCGCCGCTCTGCGAGGACAGCGCGACACTGCCCTGCACGTCGTACGGCGTACAGAAGGTGGCGCAGAGCTGCTCCGGCAGGTAGTAGTAGCCGTAGATGTTCGGCCCCAGGATCCGTACGCCGTGCTTGCGCGCGATCGCCACGACCTCGTCCTGCAGTTCCTGCTCACCGGTCTCGGCGAAGCCCGACGGGATCAGGATGGCCCCGGCCACGCCCTTCTCACCGCACTGCTCGAGCGCGCCGCCGACGAACTTGGCCGGTACGGCGAACACCGCCACGTCCACGTCGCCCGGCACGTCGGTGATCGACGGGAACGCCTTCAGCCCGAGAACCTCGCCACCCTTGGGGTTGATCGGGTAGATGTCGCCGGCGTACCCACCGTTGACCAGGTTCTTCATCACCGAGTTGCCGATCTTGCCGTCCTCGTTGGAGGCGCCGATCACGGCCACCGCCCGCGGCCTCATGATCCGGGTCATCGCGGTCAGGATCTCGTCCTGGCTGTACCGCTCGACCGGTTTGCCGGCCTCGGCGTCGACGATGATCCGGAAGTCCACCGCGGTGGCACCGTCCGGGCCGGCCAGCACCGGGTTGAGATCGACCTCCGCGAACTGCGGGAAGTCCTCCACCAGGTCGGACAGTCTGCTGATGATCGCGGCGATCGCGTCCTTGTCCACCGGCTTCGAGCCGCGCACGCCGTTGAGCATCTCGTGCGCGCCGATCCCGTCGACCATCGAGCGGGCCTCGGCCGGCGAGGTCGGCGCCAGCCGGAAGGTGACGTCCTTCAGCACCTCGACCAGCACCCCACCGAGCCCGAAGGCGACGATCTTGCCGAAGGTCTCGTCGGTGACCGACCCGACGATGACCTCCTGGACGTCGCCACCGGTGACCAGCATCTTCTGCACCTGTACGCCGGTGATCCGCGCGGAGGCGTCGTAGGCACGGGCGTTGGCGACGATCCGCTCGTACGCCGTCACCGCCGCCTCCGCGCTGTCGACGCCGACCACCACGCCACCCGCCTCGGTCTTGTGCAGGATGTCCGGCGAGACGATCTTCAGCACGACCGGGAAGCCGATCTCGGCCGCCAGCCCGGCGGCCTCCTCGGCGGTCGCGGCGAGCCCTTCTCCCGGGGTCGGGATGCCGTAGGCGTCCGCGACCAGTTTGGCCTCGGGGGCGCTCAGCGAGGTCCGGCCTTCCGCCAGCGCCTGATCGAGGACGGTCTGGACAGCTGCCTTGTCATAAGTCATGCCTGAAGCTCCTCAGAAGCAGATGGGTGGACAGCGTTCAGACGACGCCGGCGGCCTTGAGCTCCGCCAGTTCCGCGGTGTCGATGCCGAGACCGCCGTAGATCGCGGAGTTGTGCTCGCCCAGACCGGGTGAGGTCTCCACCTGGACCGGCGAGTCGGACAGCTTGATCGGGCAGCCGACGGTCTTGAAGGTGCCGCGCTGCGGGTGCTTCACCTCGACGACCGCGCCGAGTTCGGCCAGCGTCTCGTCCTCGATCAGTTCCCGGGTGGACAGGATCGGGCCGCACGGCACGTTCAGCGCGTTCAGCTTCTCCATCACCTCGAACTTGGTGTGCTGCTCGGTCCAGGTCTCGATCAGCGCGAACATCTTGTCGAGCTTGTCGAGCCGGGCCGCCGGGCTGTTCCAGTCCGGGTCGTCGGCCAACTCGGGTTTGCCGATCAGGTGCGCGATCGGGGCCCAGCCGGGCGGCTGGACGATCACGTAGATGTAGTCGTTCGGCCCGCCGGGCGCGGTCCGGACGGCCCAGCCGGGCTGTCCACCGCCCGAGGCGTTGCCGGAGCGCGGTACCTCGTCACCGAAGTTGTCGTTCGGGTACTCCTTGAGCGGACCGTGCGCGAGCCGCTGCTGGTCGCGCAGCTTGACCCGGGTCAGGTTCAGCACGGCCTCCTGCATCGCCACGCTGACCCGCTGTCCCTTCCCGGTGACGGTCCGCTGGTACAGGGCCGCGAGGATGCCGGCGACCAGGTGGATGCCGGTCCCGGAGTCACCGATCTGAGCCCCGGTGGCGGTCGGCGGCCCGTCCTCGAAACCGGTCGTGCTCATCGCGCCGCCCATCGCCTGGGCGACCACCTCGTAGGCCTTGAAGTCCTCGTAGCGGCCCGGGCCGAAGCCCTTGATCGAGGCGTAGATCAGCTCCGGGTTGATCAGCTGCAGCCGGTCCCAGGTGAAACCCATCCGGTCGATCGCGCCGGGGGCGAAGTTCTCCACCAGGATGTCGGAGTTCTTCACCAGGTCGGTGAAGATCTCCTTGCCCCGCTCGGACTTCATGTTCAGCGTGATGCTGCGCTTGTTGCAGTTCAGCATGGTGAAGTAGAGGCTGTCGACGTCGGGCAGGTCGCGCAACTGCTGCCGGGTGATGTCTCCGGTCGGCGCCTCCAGCTTGATCACGTCGGCGCCGAGCCAGGCCAGGATCTGGGTGCAGGACGGTCCGGACTGCACGTGCGTCATGTCGAGTACACGAACACCTTCAAGGGCCTTGGGCATGACGGTCCTCCGCTACTTGTACATGGTCTGGTTCATCGTTCCGGGCGCGTAGGCGTCCGGATCGACCCACACGTTGATCAGCGACGGCAGGCCGGACTCGCGGGCCCGCTGCATGGCCGGCCCGATGTCCTTGGGATCACGGACCTCTTCGCCGTAGCCGCCGAGCATCTTGGCGAACTGGTCGTACTTGACGTCGCCGAGCGTGTTGCCGATCCGGCCCCGGTCCTGCCCGTACTTCGCTTCCTGGCCGTAGCGGATCTGGTTCATCGACGAGTTGTTGCCGACCACCCCGACGAACGGGAGCTTGAACCGGACCAGCGTCTCGAAGTCCCAGCCGGTCAGCGAGAAGGCGCCGTCACCGAACAGCGCGACCACCTCCTTGTCCGGCCGGGCGTACTTCGCCGCCATCACGAACGGGATGCCGACCCCGATGGTGCCGAGCGGTCCCGGGTCCATCCAGTGGCCGGGCGACTTGGGCTGCACCACGCCACCGGAGAAGGTGACGATGTCGCCGCCGTCACCGATGTAGATGGAGTCCTCGGTGAGGAACTCGTTGATCTCGTGCGCCAGCCGCAGCGGGTGGATCGGGTTGGCGTCCGACAACTGCCGCGGCAGCCGCTTCTGGTACGCCGCGTCCTCTTCGGCCCGCAGTTCGCTGAACCAGGCCTTGCGGTCACCGGCCTTCGCGATCCGGCCGGAGGAAGCCTGCGTGACCGCCGCGAGGATCGCGCCCGGGTCGCCGACCAGGCCGAGATCGATGTCGCGGTTCTTGCCGACGGTGCGGTAGTCCAGGTCGATCTGGACCACGGTCGCGCCCTTCGGCAGCCGGCGGCCGTAGCCCATCCGGAAGTCGAACGGCGTACCGACGATCAGGATCAGGTCGGCGTTGTCGAAGCCGTACCGCCGGGACAGGTGGAAGTGGTGCGGGTCGCCGGGCGGCAGGGTGCCGCGGGCCGAGCCGTTCATGAACGCCGGGATGTTCAGCTTGCGGACGAAGTCGATCGCCGCGTCACTGCCGCGAGCGGTCCAGACCTGGGTGCCGAGCAGGACGACGGGCTTCTCCGCGCGGGCCAGCAGATCGGCGAGCGCCTCGACGTTCGCCGGGTCGCCGATGCTCTTGGTCGAGCCGCGGTACCGGCCGGTCTCGGGGACGATCGCGGACTCGACCGGGACGGAGTTGTCCAGGATGTCGCGCGGGATCTCCAGGAAGGACGGACCGGGAGCGCCGTTGTAGCACTCGCGGAACGCCATCGAGACCATGTCGGCCACCCGGGCGGTGTGCGGCACGGTGGCGGCGAACTTGGTGATCGGCGTCATCATGTCGACGTGCGGGAGGTCCTGCAGTGAGCCCATCTTGTGCTGGTTGAGGGCGCCCTGGCCGCCGATCAGCAGCATCGGGCTCTCCGCCCGGAAGGCGTTGGCGACTCCGGTGACGGCGTCCGTCGTCCCGGGGCCGGCGGTGACGACCGCACACCCCGGCTTGCCGGTCATCCGGGCGTAGCCGTCGGCGGCGTGCGCTGCGACCTGCTCGTGCCGGACGTCGACGACGGCGATGCCCTCGTCGACGCAGCCGTCGTAGATGTCGATGATGTGCCCTCCGCAGAGGGTGAAGATCACGTCGATCCCTTCGGCCTTGAGGGCCTTGGCCACCAGATGGCCGCCGGAGATCGTCGCCGTGCTCGGCGCCGGCTCGGTGATCACCGCATTGCTTTCGGAAACTGTTTGCGCCATCTGTGCAGTCATCTCCTCGGAGGAAGGCCGCTCGGGAAGGTCAGCCTGTAGATTGCATACCGTATGTGGTAGTCGTAGTCTTATCGCACCGCGGAACCCGTTGTCCAGAGCTCGGCAGGGAGTGGACGTGACGATCCAGGACGAACTGCGCCAGACCCGCCGTGCGGTCCGGAACCTCGAGAAAGCCCTTGCGGGGTTACGGAACCAGCTCGGCCCGCACCTCGACGTACTCCGCCTGGTCGATGACGTCGCCCGGTGCTCGACGGACCTGCGGCGACTGGAGGAGCAGCTGCATGCTCCACAACGCCAAGAGCTCGTCGTCATCCCCGACGACGAGTACGACCATCACCTGTGGGCCACCGGCGACGCCGACCACGAAGGCGTCGGCGCGCCCGGCCGGAGTACCTTCTAGCGAACCCTCGGTGCGGCGAGGCGAGGCTGAGGGTCCAGCACGTCCATGTCCTTGGCATCGAGCAACCGCAGACACTGCTTCAGTAGGTGACGAAGCCGAATGTCGTCGGCAGTACGCGCAGCCACGACCACGGCCTCGGCGGCGTGTTCTGGCGCGATGAAGTTGCGGTACAACGGCTCGCTCAGAGCGATCCGGTCGAGCACCGGCAACCACCACCGCGCCGGACCATCAGGTGCGGGCGCGGATTTCAGCAGGAAGAGCGCGGTCTGATGCGCTCTGGCCAACCGCCCGCGCTCGCCTTGGCCGAGGTC encodes:
- a CDS encoding thiamine pyrophosphate-binding protein, with translation MAQTVSESNAVITEPAPSTATISGGHLVAKALKAEGIDVIFTLCGGHIIDIYDGCVDEGIAVVDVRHEQVAAHAADGYARMTGKPGCAVVTAGPGTTDAVTGVANAFRAESPMLLIGGQGALNQHKMGSLQDLPHVDMMTPITKFAATVPHTARVADMVSMAFRECYNGAPGPSFLEIPRDILDNSVPVESAIVPETGRYRGSTKSIGDPANVEALADLLARAEKPVVLLGTQVWTARGSDAAIDFVRKLNIPAFMNGSARGTLPPGDPHHFHLSRRYGFDNADLILIVGTPFDFRMGYGRRLPKGATVVQIDLDYRTVGKNRDIDLGLVGDPGAILAAVTQASSGRIAKAGDRKAWFSELRAEEDAAYQKRLPRQLSDANPIHPLRLAHEINEFLTEDSIYIGDGGDIVTFSGGVVQPKSPGHWMDPGPLGTIGVGIPFVMAAKYARPDKEVVALFGDGAFSLTGWDFETLVRFKLPFVGVVGNNSSMNQIRYGQEAKYGQDRGRIGNTLGDVKYDQFAKMLGGYGEEVRDPKDIGPAMQRARESGLPSLINVWVDPDAYAPGTMNQTMYK
- the frc gene encoding formyl-CoA transferase; this encodes MPKALEGVRVLDMTHVQSGPSCTQILAWLGADVIKLEAPTGDITRQQLRDLPDVDSLYFTMLNCNKRSITLNMKSERGKEIFTDLVKNSDILVENFAPGAIDRMGFTWDRLQLINPELIYASIKGFGPGRYEDFKAYEVVAQAMGGAMSTTGFEDGPPTATGAQIGDSGTGIHLVAGILAALYQRTVTGKGQRVSVAMQEAVLNLTRVKLRDQQRLAHGPLKEYPNDNFGDEVPRSGNASGGGQPGWAVRTAPGGPNDYIYVIVQPPGWAPIAHLIGKPELADDPDWNSPAARLDKLDKMFALIETWTEQHTKFEVMEKLNALNVPCGPILSTRELIEDETLAELGAVVEVKHPQRGTFKTVGCPIKLSDSPVQVETSPGLGEHNSAIYGGLGIDTAELAELKAAGVV
- a CDS encoding acetate--CoA ligase family protein; translated protein: MTYDKAAVQTVLDQALAEGRTSLSAPEAKLVADAYGIPTPGEGLAATAEEAAGLAAEIGFPVVLKIVSPDILHKTEAGGVVVGVDSAEAAVTAYERIVANARAYDASARITGVQVQKMLVTGGDVQEVIVGSVTDETFGKIVAFGLGGVLVEVLKDVTFRLAPTSPAEARSMVDGIGAHEMLNGVRGSKPVDKDAIAAIISRLSDLVEDFPQFAEVDLNPVLAGPDGATAVDFRIIVDAEAGKPVERYSQDEILTAMTRIMRPRAVAVIGASNEDGKIGNSVMKNLVNGGYAGDIYPINPKGGEVLGLKAFPSITDVPGDVDVAVFAVPAKFVGGALEQCGEKGVAGAILIPSGFAETGEQELQDEVVAIARKHGVRILGPNIYGYYYLPEQLCATFCTPYDVQGSVALSSQSGGIGMAILGFSRSSRMGVSAIVGVGNKADIDEDDLLTFFETDDNTKLIAMHLEDLKDGRAFAETAARVSKKKPVVVLKAGRTSAGAKAASSHTGALAGNDKVYDDILRQSGVVRAPGLNEMLQYARGIPLLPTPKGENVVIITGAGGSGVLLSDACVDNGLQLMTIPPDLDAAFRKFIPPFGAAGNPVDITGGEPPATYRNTVALGLEDDRIHALILGYWHTIVTPPMVFAELVAEVVEEYRAKGIDKPVVASLSGDVEVEEASQYLFEHGIVAYPYTTETPVQVLGAKYRWARNAGPLGS
- a CDS encoding Nramp family divalent metal transporter, producing the protein MDVTSKTSEVPEDPAVPAGTERVWKAGRLEPMPIRPLPPAPPSLHILGPTVFLVALGVGMGESYMWPRLVLVFGPDIRWLFMVGVTLQAFVLLEMARYAMATGESIFFGAARVFKPLMWFFYVAAILIYIWPGHLSAGAAAFEEISGIPWQLSACVALIFVGVLFSLLSVIYNFLEKLLGFLIGFLVVGTSVIAAIVGSWDDLAQTLSGMFAVGFLPDKALSDVWFPILVGSIAFAGPSGMQQMWYTLQLRDSGAGMGAHIPKIRGLRSADEAESMPSRGYMFDTEDPEEMKKWKGWRKWVTFDALLLFWGITMLVTISFTVLAMSAARENPDVAGLIEGGDREAALKAMSDAFASAGSPILGTLFFAFIALIGLNATLGLFDSFSRGQADMTYYFVPGAKRFSMSKLYAGFLWGVITFGILILLFGPADGPAGILDILAFLSTFAMGAYCVVLLLVNNKLLPKPIRPGPVRNAIIGFGAVFYLGMLFYSLVRFGVVVG